A window of Argopecten irradians isolate NY chromosome 14, Ai_NY, whole genome shotgun sequence contains these coding sequences:
- the LOC138306896 gene encoding mid1-interacting protein 1-B-like — protein MDNRSLILSNGETNQDSLMSALNKFVHAVDSMDDTVMIPNRLKDMEVTASNIPVVAEENNNKAVLSTVKQGTDLYSFYSLLKTVKTDLTVGTHRVQSAVLSDSDEALEGEIENNHIDESAKKTAAAFQHHLSGIFRLLHQMTETANYLTNRYETEVGGKSAQNPTFAPFAI, from the coding sequence ATGGATAACCGAAGTTTAATTCTAAGTAATGGCGAGACGAACCAGGACTCGCTAATGTCTGCTCTCAATAAATTTGTGCACGCAGTGGATTCAATGGACGATACGGTTATGATTCCAAACCGACTCAAAGATATGGAGGTTACTGCTTCAAATATTCCCGTGGTAGCCGAGGAGAACAACAATAAAGCTGTGTTATCCACTGTGAAACAAGGTACGGACTTGTATAGCTTTTACTCTCTTTTAAAAACTGTAAAAACAGATCTGACAGTCGGGACACACCGAGTGCAATCAGCTGTACTGAGTGATTCGGATGAGGCCCTCGAGGGGGAAATCGAAAATAACCACATAGACGAATCGGCTAAGAAAACAGCTGCGGCGTTTCAGCATCATTTATCGGGTATATTTAGACTTCTCCATCAAATGACAGAAACTGCTAATTATCTAACGAATCGATACGAAACAGAAGTGGGTGGAAAGTCAGCTCAGAACCCCACATTCGCACCTTTCGCAATCTGA